The Hevea brasiliensis isolate MT/VB/25A 57/8 chromosome 9, ASM3005281v1, whole genome shotgun sequence nucleotide sequence AAAAAAATCAAAAGGTATAGACTTTTGCTTCCTCAGAAGGATATTTTCGTCCAAAAGGAAAAGATAATACGCTTCGGATGGATACAAAGAGAGCAAGCGCAGAGAGATGGGTGCTCGAGAAATTGCAGAGGAGGCCTCCGGTTCCATATTAAAGGAAAAAAGAGATTATAATAGTACTTGAACCGACGGAGTTACACAgcgtttttattaaaaaaaaatataaagttaCAGCCTAGCTCATTCTTTAAAACAAGGACAAATTATATTAAGCCATGTCACCACCATGACAGCAAGGAGAATGAGGTGTCGCCTCTTGGAAGATGACTTGGTGTAGTTTGTATGATGTGTCAGGAAATTAATTTGGGGAGGTTATAGCGAAAATGACAATAAGGTGATTTAAGTGTAGCCGGCGAGTATGGTTTTGGTATTTAAAAATTTTGTGTCGGGACCTCGAAAGGGAAATGCCGATTGCCAAAGCAGTACACAGTCTAGAGAAAGATTCTAAACCCTAACGTTGTCCACGTGTCACTTGCATATTTTTTTGGGTTTCATCATTGGATTACTGTTCCTTATTTGGCATCCCCTCATTGGTAGTATCTTTCTTGTCCAACTTGTCTTAAGACCACCCTGACTAAACTCaaacattctctctctctctctctctctctctctctatatatatatatatatttttttttttttttttttttgttataagaTAAGAGAAGTggtaattgaaaaataaaaaataaaaatatttcgtGGAAACAAACAAATTTTCGTAACATATGATAGTTAATAATTAATATTGTTCAGCACAGTCAaacatattaatatattttttaatattataatatttttatatgtggtattaaatttatttttattcttaaaataataaaacacTAAGAATGTGTTTAATTATTCTTGTTATATAAAAAtatctttttaaatatattaattaaaaatattaaaaaataatttataattaaatttaataaattttaatcataataatattaaaataataaaattattttttttcaaatgacatttaaaataatatttatttcttaaaaaataattttgacttcAAATACACACTAAATTAATCATCATTCCTATTCTAAATTGAAAAAGTAGTTAGCCAAGCTAGTAAAATCGATATTAATTTGAATTgctttctcttctctctcttctttttctctctccatttttctcttaAAACAGCCTCTTTCTTGTTCTTGGTTTGAGGGGCTATCATAGTTATTCTTTAATTGGCAACAGCCcttttttcttccctttttttgTATTTTCAATTCTCCTTATTTAATAAGAGTAGCTCTTTTTGATCCATGggtttttttttcttgaatttaGTTGTTTTTTATTCCTCATGGAGATTTTGACCTATTTTGACTTTTATTTATGTCTTCTTAGGTAGATTTCTCAATTTAAAAGAttagttatttttataaattattgaaaatttttgccACAATCTACTTAATAGACGAGATAATTTTCAAGCAACCGAGTATCAAGGTGAGTTTTTATTATGCCACTAATTTGAGGATAATAGAAAATCCTTAGATTGATCTGCTCAAAGATGAACGCGATTTTCACTtatctaaaaaatatatatatttttttttttaaatctttgtAAGAGTGTCTCTTTTATTCTTCATCCTTTGTTGATGAGTACAGATGTAggcatattaatatattttatgagtattattcatATTTGTACTCTGattatttgaatgaaagctttctatcttgaaaaaaaatatattagatcATCACTTTTCAAtatcaagaaaagaaaatgaacacATACAAATATAAATTAGATGAATGAATTTTTGCcattagaaaagaaagaaagaagaataagatCATCCAAAGAGGATAGAGGAACCCATTAGAGAGAGGACTTCTAGATCCATTTGTGAGTCCAGTCTATAATTTCTTTTCCCAAGGCTGAACTCTTTGTATTCAATTTTCAATGATCGGCTCAAAAGCATAAGAaggtaggttttttttttttttttttttataataataaaaagaatAGCAAGAGGGCTAAGCCTAAACTAGAGGGATCCGATTAAAGttcacattcaacatcaaaaatTTAAAGTTCACATTCAACATCAGCTTTTAATCCGATATTAAGGTTGGTTTAAATTAAACCTTCTCCAAAATATAATTGCTACGACCATTTAGACACTTTTCATTTTTCAATGAAGctttatttcttagctttcttgaGAAGCTGAGTGTCAGTAGCCCCAGCTTTTGTGCATTTAAGCCATCCTGTAGAGTTAAAACTGGCCTTCAGTTGAATATGGAACATCCAACTCTTATTTGTGTTAACATGCCAATACTACTGGTCTGTTGATTGAAATCCTTCATCCTCCTACTAAAAGGTTGATGTGTTATGCCACCCCATTTTGAGGGATGGGTGGATGCACCTACTAAATTGGGACATTCTATTCTCCTCCATTAGACTCATGTTACATGGTGTAGGATACACCAAGTGTTCACTATTTCCTCAAACCATTGTAAGGCTCATTAGAGGGAAGAGAACAATCATTTCAATGCCTTTTCTCTTGCTAAAGCCGGCACAGAACCCTGACAAACCGATGAAGCAAGAGGAGAGATCATTCAAAAACTAATATTGAAGAAAATATAATAGGGATTTTTATGTTTTGAAATGCTGTACACTTATAAGCAAAGATATTTTTATTGGCTGGTAGAGAGTTAGAGAATTGATAAAAGAGAATCTAATGGCAAAATGGCTATATATGGTATTTTAGATACATAGATTCCCTGATGTTATTAGGAAAATACAACCGGTATTTCATAATTGATATGCCTCCTGTAAACACATTGTGTGATAACGAATCAAAATAAACTAACACCAGCTTCAGTCACGAAGAAAaaggtaataaaaaaaaaaacaggaTTAGACATTGCATTGAATGATAAAAAGCAACATCCCCCAAATCATACAAGGATTAAAACCGGTTGTGTAGCTCTCTTTTCCTGATCAAACTACATTTTTTCTCATTCACAGATAGAAACAAATCACATCAAGTAcaaaataaaagggagaagatgcATACCCTCAAAGAAAACACGAGAAGCATGTCAAGATCAATACTCACAGGACTTCTTGTCAAACTTTACATCCAGGTTGTCTAATGTCAACAGAAGCAATCTACTTTTATCCTTCTGCAACTTCATAAACTTGTAAACTTGCACTTCTCTCCTTACAAGCTTAGGTTTATTTTCCCACCATTCCTTTGCAAAAACCAAAAGACTGTTAATGAAAGAACGTGCACTTCAAAGCATTTTCTTTTTCCTGTCTTATTTATTttgactttaaaaaaaaaatatttactttattattttattttattttttgcctTCCAACTCATGATACAGTGTTTGAAGATGGTTTGCTATCTTGGAGCGAGATCACTGTTTCAAAAGCACCAACCAAGGCCTTAACCTTACTTTTCCTGGTTTCAACAAGTTTACTTGCTGTTTCTTCAATGACATTATTAAACAGACCCTGCGCATCTTTCTTGCCATGCACATCTTGATGTCTCAAAACAACCTTTTCTGAATCAGGCTTCTCAATGTTTGCGTGGCCTTCAGTTCCTCTCCTCTTGAAGCTTCTTTGGGCTTCAGCTTTGAGATTTCGGTTCTCCTCCAACATTCTTCCTCTCCTGAATTTGAGCCTCCTAGGACCATTATGATTAGTCTGAACATCAACCACCTTTCCCTCCTGAATTGTAATTTCACGGCTTGGTCATCCTTATCCTCAGAAGGAATTATCCCAACCTTCTGCTGCAATCCTTTGCATCCCCCTTCCAAAGTATCAGACTCTTCCATGTACTCCGTTTCATCACACTCAGAGAGAGGGTCATCTTCTGCTTCAGTTACAGCATACTCAGATTCCTGTTCATCTTCTTCGTTATGAGATGAGAACAAAGGAGATTCTGAGAGGACTGGAGACTTGGCTGACAAAAATGGAGGTGGAGATAATTCACCAGAATGATTTTCCTTATGATCAGACTCCAAACATTTGCATTCGGTTTCCATTTTGATGACATACAGGGTTTTCTCCTCGACCACATCATTGCTAAGTCCTTCAGTAGATTGGTCAGAATCAGCATTCTTAATCTTGGGATGCTCATTATTGGCCTTTCCAATCTTGTTCTGATTCTTCAGTGGAGGTGCGATTTCTGAGCCCCAATGCTTTCTTGCTTTTAGGTTTGAAACTTTACTGGGAGAAGGCTTTCGGGACAAGGAAGCTCTTGAGGATGCCTGTCCTTTCACAATTCCACCACTGGAAGTTTTAGGGGACAACAAAACTCTCGGAGACATCTGTAATCTGAGAGTAGGCTTGAGGGACAAGGAAGCTCTTGGGGATGCCAGTCCTCTTGCATTTCCACCGCTGGATATTTTAGGGGACAGCAAAGATCTTGGGGGTATCTGTTCTCTCTTTACAGCTATTTCAGATGTCACTGTCCTCCGCCCTATTTTAGTATCACTGTTTTCTCTGACATCTAATACTCTCGAAGAATCAGAAGAAGACAATTTCATCTCTGGAAAACTAGCATGTTTTGCAGACATGTTTTCTTCTTTAACTTTTGATGAAGCATGTTTCGAAGAGACCTCTAGCTTTTCAGAAGATGATGACATTTCCAGTTTCATTATTTTTGGGGATAAACGGGTTTTAGATTCAGATGAAGTTCTGAGCTCAACTGCTGTTGTCTTCTTCCTCTGCTGGGTTGATTTCTTACTCTTCTCAGCCCAATTTTCACTTGATACTGAACTTTGGCTGTCAACTGATTTTGTTAACACTTCCTTTGCCACCGTCTTCTTCCTGGCCAGAACTTCCCTCAACACTGGACTTTGCCTGTCAGCTGATTTCGTCAACAATACCCCTGATGATGCCTTCTTCTCATCCATAACTTCACTTGTTGCAGGAGTTTGTCTGTTGAGTGATTTTCTAGACATTTCCGTCTTTATGCTCTCTGGAGTATTTGGTGGAGTATAGTTACCAATTTTGTGCTTATCCTTTGACATGTTATTTCTCTGTGGCTGAAACTCTACAGAGCTTTGTTCATCAGGTGGTTTCTTTGCATTCCTTCTTAGAAATGGACGCCTTGCTTTCTCTTCAAATGCATGTTTCCTCCCATATTTACAGAAATCATGACAGGAACCTGTAGAAGCTCGGAGATAGTGAGGAAGGATATTCTCTCCGCTTCCTGAAGAAGTGGCCTTTCCTATCGAGTGCCTCCTTGAATTACTTGCATCTGACTCATTCGATTTGGGGGTCATTGGTAGACTGATGCTCTGCTCAGCTATTAATTAGGTGCAAAGTGAACAGAAACAATGAATGGAATACACAACCCTGAAAACCAAGCATAGCCATTTATGATGTTGATTTTGCATTATTTATACAACAAAATTCAGAAAACTAATGTTAACATTAATAAGAAAAGAATTCAACTAGATGTATCCTGGTCTATGGCAAGTTAAAAACAACTTCAAACTGGACCAAATTCTAATCCTCAGCatggaataaaaaataaaataaattaaaaacaaaaaacaaaaaatcTCTTGAGATCAATATCAATTCATAAGCACCAGTGAGCGTTAATAATGTCATTAATACCGAATATGTTATCATGATTCTAATGAGATATGAAATTTTGTGATAATTTTACAAGGTTTGACTCTTTGAGATAGAATATAGCAAACCAGACACTCCCCAAATAATTCTATTTTCTGAActtaaatatattaaaactctaatAACAATTAGGATGTCTTGACTTCATGTTTTTGAGACCCTTAAAATCTGAAGCAAGTATGGGGAAAAGTTGGAAAGAGACAATAATGTTGTTGTAACCATTTGAAGGGTAAATGGAAGCATCATTTCTTTTTGGACTGGATCCGTTAAAAACCAAATAGCCAAGAACTGAGAAAACTTTAGCCAGAGATGAGTTAGCTATCCGTGACACAATGAATTGACAATAGGGAATCAATAAAGGCAATTAAACGGATAGTTAAGTGGAATCACATGAAAAATGTACTCACAGCCCAAAACAAATATCATGGTAATCCTATATAACAAAAAAACTTTAGTTTTTCATATAAATCCCTCATTGGCATAACTAGGAGCTGGTAATGTACCGAAACTCTGAAATGTCAAATCCAGAAATCTTAGCAAACCTAATAGATATTCTTGAACAAGCTGATTTAAACAAGCGAATAGCAAAGAGAAATTTATCTCAAAACAACATGCACTTCCAGTCACTTCTCACCATATGCATTAGCATAACGGCAATTAAGAGAATTTATCTAAACCCAACAGGGTTACAAAAATGAAACTCCAACAGCACAAAATCAACTCAGTTTAAGCTCTGAATCCACCACCAAGATCTTATagaactcccaacccaaatcatcAAATTAAAAACAGAGCAGAATCCAAATATGAGCAGCACTAATAAGAAAAAAAAGCCCATGTAGAAGCAAATTCAATTCACAAAAAtcgaaaaaaaagaataaaacaaGCAGTTCACAAAAACCCATCATCAAAATCCCATTTTGAAGCTAACCCGTTTTTGGAAAACAAGAATCCACCTTACATTCGTGTCAAAACATAGCTTTAATAGAGAGAAATAATAGAAAGCTATCTGTTACCTTTGTTGTGCCAAAACTCCAACTGTGCTTTAGAAGAAAGCGAAGGAAACAAAAGGCAACTGAAATCTATGAAAACAGTTTTGCTTGACAACTTGAGAGATCGTGCAAGCAACCGTTTTTGAGTTCTCGGAGTTTGGTGCGCTATTACCTGCTAAATACGCGTTGGTTGCAAGTTTCCTTATATACATCTCGCCGACTTGATagatagaaagagagagagagactatTTTTTTGGAGCCAAGTACCCACCAATCCAAGGGATGGATTAATAAGGAATGCAGTTGGCTAATTTAATTTGGCAAAAAATTGAAATTTCcttctattaataaaaatataaattgaatcacacatttattttgattattatgTGAAAAAtctgatttttattatttttttgttacaCATGTTAATCAATAATTCAGTATTCATATGGTTgccatattaaattataaattcaatctgtaatatcattttcttttaaaaaattataatatcaacATCTGTTGTATGGATTGAAATCAAATCAACTCCATTATTAATGAGAAAAAGTTATTGTTTTTAACTACAAAAATGGACCAATAAATATTTTGCTTATTTGTTAAGAAATTTAATAATGCATTTATGATATTCATTGTTGATAgacaaaatattcatggtaaaaattgatatattgattaaatataaaatattagtaatattGATGCACACATAAATAGTAATTATTAGGTGGTATAATTCTACTATACAATTACAATTTGAATAATATAAAAGTGAAGCAAGCCCTTTAAATATATCATTGTAGTTAGTCCTAATTAATTTTCTTAAGATGATATCATAGTTTTTTTAGTTAATATTTTAATCTTTCAtgtattttatatttgatatatttGAATTTAAACGTGAAGAGTGTGTTAATATCTCATattgattaattattttttattaaaatctaTATTGCCAATATAATTTTTAGATTATAAAATTCTTTTACTTTTAGTaattaatagattttttttttatgaattatagGTTTTTTAATTGagtttcaataaatatttaaattagaaattttagaattttaaaatgatttcaatattatttatttagattttattaatGATAgttaatttaagaaaataaagagtttattaTTGCAACGATAAGTATACAAAGTACAAGGATGCTTGGCACGAtcttaattactattaaaatGAGATTTGAGGACCATTAGATGATTTTGGATAACATCTTCTAATGACTTcgcatattatattatattatattatattatattatattatattgtttGGTCGGTTACTAATAAtattatttgacttggttaatgattCATCATTACTTCCTCCATGAGTTTACTTATTTGTTTATCAACCCAATCTCGGATTATGTCACTCATGTTATCAAGTGAATAACATAATCAAgttaatatatatacataataacaaatatttttcatatataaattattttttataaaataatttaatttttctttgatcagataatattttttattgaccTACTTTTTTAGTGTTTCAAAatattagaaaatataaaaaaataatttttataaaaatatttttcataaaaactttatttgtttcacgaaaaataacttatatgtagaagaaaaatattttttgaaaataaatatttttcatgtaaatattttttattatttaattataatgttaaataaatggtatatatttatatcatatatgtataagcactttcatattttaataaaattattaaaatattaaaaatgaaaaataatttagtattgcctttaattaaaaaaaatattttttattaactaaATTTTTAAGTATCTAAATACTAAAAAAtgctaaatatattataaaaaaatatatattttttataaaataaacagaacctaagtattaaaagaaaacgggaaaaaaattatattgaCAGTGAAGTCTTAAATTGGAATAaaactattttatttttcatttaatttttgttaatatgataaaataaaattcaagatATGGAAAATGAAAGTTTATAGTCCTTTATATATTACAAAGGCTTGACATTATATCTTGGAAATTTCATACGAAGCTTCTTGAACTAGACTATTGAAAGTTTCTTTCTGAAGTTCTGTTCAAAATGTTGATGCCCATAAATGGACAACTAGTCCAATATTTAGGGAAGGTGACCTCTTGCAATGGAATAATTAACAATTGAATTCCCACTTCCGTAAATACACTGGTATTAAGGTTAAGTAACATTACTAAAGAATTAATTTTTGTATGTTCTTTTTAGGGTTTTCTTGTGGATCATTATGAAGACCAATTTTTCAAACTGAGGATAAATTCGTGGCACAAGGAAAGTTGGCCAATAGGGCATGAATTGATAGCATCAAATTAAGATTTCATGATGAAAGGTATCCAATGtgttaatgataataataataatattagaataattaaacttCAAATGAAAGTTCCAAATCTCTTTAAAGATTTttgttatattaaaaaaaaaaatcttatattgTCTTTCTTGTTGGGTAGTTTAAGGATACTGTTcctcaaaggaaaaggaaaatttGTAGTGGTTTCTGCTTGGAATTTCACAAGGGTGGACAATTCACAATTGGCTTTTCCAAGATAAAGCCATTGGCTTCCATTGTGGGGAAAAAGTATGTTTCTTGAATCATTTCTAAGATGGGGAAGAgtaaagagagaagatgattgcaTCAATATATGGAAGCATGCCTAATGTCAAAGTTATGGGCCAAAATGAAGGAAGATGAGAGgaaaaagacaattgagtaataGGAGAAATCACCTTGGATTCTCTCTAACACACACTATCTCTCATGGCCCATGCTTCAAAATCTAGCATGTTCTTTAGCTTTCATCATGTTGAGGAAAGTCATCACACCCCTTTAAAAGGAGAGATGGACCACAAGAAACACAAGACTTCTTCTTATGTTTATTTTTCAGGGTTGGTTTGCACGTGTGTTCATTTGTGAGTGTGTGAGAATGAAATTTCAATATAGTTGGTGGCTTAGTTGGGAAGGTGACCCAGGACCCTCCAACTTCCAACCAAATTTGTAGGTATATATAATATTGTTTAGGGCTATCAATCAATCAATGTTTCATTCTATTTTAGATTTCTGATTTTTTCTAATGGAACAAGTCCATTAGTTGATCCATAAGAAGAGATGTTTTCTTCACCAAACAAGGACTAATATGAGAAATGGTCCAAAAGTTTCTGCTTCTTGCTTTGAATTTTCTCTTTCTTATAACTTTAATCTCTTATATTATAAAATAGATATTCaactattaatttgttaattataatttaaaaacaacataattaataaatattcgaTTACTGGGCCACTAACCACAGCTCAAAATAAATTGAAAGTCATGTGGTTGAATAGAGTTTTAGAGTGACCTAAGGGCACATGTCTTGGGATGCCTTTAAGAAGCCAATGGCCAAGGCTGTCCATTTAGTGATCACTGATCAGATAAGGACAAAAGCACAAGCACCCTAAGTATACAGGTTTATGTATAGGAAAATAGCAGGATGCTGCTCTTTTTATGAGGGATTTGCATATGATCAAGATCAACAGATGAACTGTGTTTTGGCAAGAATCTGGATACTGTCTTCACAATTTCTCTTTCATTTGGCAGGTGTAATGGGGTAGAGAACATCATACCAGCTAAGCATTGCATGCTTTTCTTGCCACCTATAGAgtaaaatagaaaaatagaaaattagAAACTTCAGGCCTTACCAAAGATACCCCATTTGAGGTCCTCCAGCCTGTAACTACTTTTTTTCTTTGCTTTGTTTGTAAGTTAAAGCTGTTGGAAATCAAGAGAACCTGCTTTAAAGAATCTCCTTTTACTAGCAATTCACTCGAAGAAGAAATCAATTTTCGGCTT carries:
- the LOC131183197 gene encoding uncharacterized protein LOC131183197 produces the protein MTPKSNESDASNSRRHSIGKATSSGSGENILPHYLRASTGSCHDFCKYGRKHAFEEKARRPFLRRNAKKPPDEQSSVEFQPQRNNMSKDKHKIGNYTPPNTPESIKTEMSRKSLNRQTPATSEVMDEKKASSGVLLTKSADRQSPVLREVLARKKTVAKEVLTKSVDSQSSVSSENWAEKSKKSTQQRKKTTAVELRTSSESKTRLSPKIMKLEMSSSSEKLEVSSKHASSKVKEENMSAKHASFPEMKLSSSDSSRVLDVRENSDTKIGRRTVTSEIAVKREQIPPRSLLSPKISSGGNARGLASPRASLSLKPTLRLQMSPRVLLSPKTSSGGIVKGQASSRASLSRKPSPSKVSNLKARKHWGSEIAPPLKNQNKIGKANNEHPKIKNADSDQSTEGLSNDVVEEKTLYVIKMETECKCLESDHKENHSGELSPPPFLSAKSPVLSESPLFSSHNEEDEQESEYAVTEAEDDPLSECDETEYMEESDTLEGGCKGLQQKVGIIPSEDKDDQAVKLQFRRERWLMFRLIIMVLGGSNSGEEECWRRTEISKLKPKEASRGEELKATQTLRSLIQKRLF